Sequence from the Malaciobacter pacificus genome:
ATTCTTTTGATAGAAGTATAATTTCAATATGAAAAATCCTTATTTAGTCCTTTTAATTTGCTAAATTTTGCTAAATATTGAAATAAAGTTTTTTATATAGATCACAAGAAAACCTTAAAAAAGCCAATTTGATGGATATATTAGATTATTTATACAAAATGATAAAAGGATTATAATGGGATTAGGTGTAGGAATAGTAGGACTTCCAAATGTAGGTAAATCAACAACTTTTAATGCATTAACAAAAGCACAAAATGCAGAAGCACAAAACTATCCGTTTTGTACAATTGAACCAAATAAAGCGATTGTTCCAGTTCCTGATAAAAGATTAGATGAATTAGCAAAAATTGTTAATCCTGATAAAATTCAACATTCAACTATTGATTTTGTTGATATTGCAGGACTTGTTAGAGGAGCTTCAAAGGGTGAGGGTTTAGGGAATCAATTTTTATCTAACATTAGAGAAGTTGAAGTAATCTTACATATGGTTAGATGTTTTGATGATGGTAATATTACTCACGTAGAAGGTGATGTTGATCCAATTAGAGATATTGAAATTATTGAAACAGAATTAATTTATGCAGATATAACTCAAGTTGAGAAAAAAATTGAAAGATTGAAAAAACAAGCAAAAGCTTCTAAAGAAGCTGCATCTCAATTAGTAGTAGCTGAAGAGTTAATGGCTCATTTAGGTGAATTACAGCCTGTAAAAACTTTTGAAAAAGCTGATGATGATATTTTTATTGCATTAGATAAAGAGTTAAGATTCTTATCAAATAAAGATGTAATTTATGGTGCAAATATGGATGAGGATTCACTAGCTGAAGGTACAAATGAGTATGTTGAAGCATTAAAAGAACATGCAGAATCTGTAAATGCTGATGTTATTATGCTTTGTGCAAAAATTGAAGAAGAGTTAGTTGGTTTAGATGATGATGAAGCAAAAGAATTCTTAACTGATTTAGGTGTTGAAGAATCAGGATTAGAGCAAATTATTCATAAAGCTTTTGATAAATTAGGATTGCAATCATATTTTACAGCAGGTAAAGTAGAAGTTAGAGCATGGACTATTAGAAAAAATACAAAAGCACCACAAGCAGCAGCTGTTATTCATAATGATTTTGAAAAGGGATTTATTAAAGCAGAAGTAATCTCTTATGAGGACTTTGTTAGTCTTGGTGGAGAAGCAAAATGTAAAGAAGCTGGAAAGTTAAGACTTGAAGGTAAAGATTATGTTGTGCAAGATGGTGATGTAATGCACTTTAGATTTAATGTTTAAATTTTTTTAAAGTAATTTATAATCCTTTGATAATATTTTAGTTAAAATAAAAAATAATAAAAAACGTATAGGAGCATAGAGTGTCATCTACAAGTATTTTAGAAAAGATAGAATCCCTTCCTCCGCTACCTAAAACTATTGTTGAGATAGAAGAGTTTAGAAAGAAAAGTGATAAAGAAGTATCAGAATTATTGGAAATAATTGAAAAAGATGCATTAATAATTTCAACTTTATTAAAAATTTCTAATTCTGCTATGTTTGGTTTTAGAAGTAAAGTTGAAACTCCAAGTAGAGCTGTTAATTTGTTAGGAATAAATTTTACGGTTTCTATTGCTATTGGAGGAACAGTTCAAAATATGTTAGCTTCTAACTTAGACCCATATGGTATAAATAGTGATGATTTTATGAGAGCGTCAAATATTTCTTCTACTTTAGCAAACCTTTGGTTATCAAAAGTTGATTTTGATTTGAAAGAGGAAATTGTTCTTCCTGCACTTTTACAAGAAGCTGGAAAATTTGTATTATCAGATATACTAATTAGTGAAAATAAGCTAGAAGAGTTTAAAAACAAATTAGCTCAAACTAAAGATATTGCAAGTACTGAAAAAGAGATTATTGGAATTACTACTTCAGAAACAACGGCAAAAATTTTTAAGCATTGGAAGTTAAGTGATAATTTAATAAATATGATAGAATTTGTAGATGATATCTCAAAATGTGATTCTAATTTTAAAACTAAAGCTAGATATTTAGATATTATTAAAACAGCTTGTTGTGTAACTAGTCCTTTAAGTGATGAAAATATAGAAAAAGCGGTTTCAAAAGCAAAAGATTATGGTTTTGATACAAAACCTTTATTAAGTGCAATAGAAAAGCTTCAAGATAGATTACTAGACGAACTATAGACCTTGTAGTAGAATATCCCAAAGGTATTCTATTTCTTGGTTATTTAAGTTTATTAAATCCTTTTCTTCAAATAAAGATTTTATTTTTTTCATTTCAAAAACTTTTCCATAGGTACATTTTGCATGAACTGGCAAAAAACCTCTTACTAAAGATATATTTTCTTTTATTTCACTTTCACATAATAAACATTCATAATCGGTATGAATTCTTCCTTCAAACTCTAAAAGAGATATATAAGAGTGTATTATAGCTCTTAAAGCATTCTGCTTTTCTAGAATAAATATTAAGTTATCTAAACAATAAAAATAAAAAGGGTCTAATCCTTCTAACTCTTTTAAATGTGGATAAAAAAGTTTAATATATCTTTGCCAACAATACATTTTTTCATTGTCTAATATCCACTTAAAAGGTATTTGAATTACATCTTTAAGTCTTGGAATATTAGCTTTTGTTGTTTCAAGTTCGAAATCAATTTTATAACCAATATTTATATTGGAGTGTCTTGCTCCATAAAATCTATATGCTTTGATAAGTTCATGTTCTGTAAGTAATGTAACAATTAAATCATCATCTTTAACAGGTTTAATATCAATTATATATCCTTGCATAAATTAAAATTAATCCTCTTCTTTTCTCATCTCAATAATCTCATCTAAAAGCTCTTTTGCTTCTTCATCTTTTATATCCCCATGAACTAAATCAGTTAAAATGTCTTCAAAGTCTTTTTTCATCTCTTCCATCTGTTTTAACTCTTCATTAGCATCGATTGTGTCATTATTTGATTCAATCATTGTTTTTAATTCTTTGATATACTCTTCAATTTCTATTAAAACATCTTCTTTAATTAATGTTTCTAATTCTCTTTGAATACTCATTTTGTTACCTTTTGATTTATTGCTAATTGTATCTAAATGCAACTGCTACTTTACTTCAA
This genomic interval carries:
- the ychF gene encoding redox-regulated ATPase YchF, producing the protein MGLGVGIVGLPNVGKSTTFNALTKAQNAEAQNYPFCTIEPNKAIVPVPDKRLDELAKIVNPDKIQHSTIDFVDIAGLVRGASKGEGLGNQFLSNIREVEVILHMVRCFDDGNITHVEGDVDPIRDIEIIETELIYADITQVEKKIERLKKQAKASKEAASQLVVAEELMAHLGELQPVKTFEKADDDIFIALDKELRFLSNKDVIYGANMDEDSLAEGTNEYVEALKEHAESVNADVIMLCAKIEEELVGLDDDEAKEFLTDLGVEESGLEQIIHKAFDKLGLQSYFTAGKVEVRAWTIRKNTKAPQAAAVIHNDFEKGFIKAEVISYEDFVSLGGEAKCKEAGKLRLEGKDYVVQDGDVMHFRFNV
- the recO gene encoding recombination protein RecO, with the translated sequence MQGYIIDIKPVKDDDLIVTLLTEHELIKAYRFYGARHSNINIGYKIDFELETTKANIPRLKDVIQIPFKWILDNEKMYCWQRYIKLFYPHLKELEGLDPFYFYCLDNLIFILEKQNALRAIIHSYISLLEFEGRIHTDYECLLCESEIKENISLVRGFLPVHAKCTYGKVFEMKKIKSLFEEKDLINLNNQEIEYLWDILLQGL
- a CDS encoding HDOD domain-containing protein, with translation MSSTSILEKIESLPPLPKTIVEIEEFRKKSDKEVSELLEIIEKDALIISTLLKISNSAMFGFRSKVETPSRAVNLLGINFTVSIAIGGTVQNMLASNLDPYGINSDDFMRASNISSTLANLWLSKVDFDLKEEIVLPALLQEAGKFVLSDILISENKLEEFKNKLAQTKDIASTEKEIIGITTSETTAKIFKHWKLSDNLINMIEFVDDISKCDSNFKTKARYLDIIKTACCVTSPLSDENIEKAVSKAKDYGFDTKPLLSAIEKLQDRLLDEL